A stretch of Cucumis sativus cultivar 9930 chromosome 2, Cucumber_9930_V3, whole genome shotgun sequence DNA encodes these proteins:
- the LOC101210430 gene encoding DEAD-box ATP-dependent RNA helicase 17: MSSSIKYTNEGVKTTTKKMVKEGEVFASCTFASLGLDSTLCDQLRDKMGFEVPTLVQAQAIPAILSRRHVLVNAATGTGKTVAYLVPIIHHLQKSARRTQRADGTFALVLVPTRELCMQVYESLQKLLQRYHWIVPGYITGGESRSKEKARLRKGISILVATPGRLLDHLKNTSSFLYSNLHWIVFDEADRIFELGCGKEVEEILDHLGSRKNIHVNKDNAISSFGFPQQNLLFSATLNEKVTHFAKISLENPIMIGLDAGNSALEFQPTERGRFLEHDINDEVHPIQKENNFSIADYKIPSQLVQSYVQAPCGSRLTVLFSVLKYLFERESFEKILVLFSTCDAVDFHYSLFGGFKFSSESESRPEHLFLKCKIFRLHGSMKPEDRRTTFQAFKTEKLALLLSTDIAARGLDFPKVRCIIQYDPPGEAIEYVHRVGRTARLGERGDSLLFLQPTETDYLQDLQNHGVSLTEYPLVKVLDSFPVRGRKQFVEKLVSLESHSWIMFLQRAVESFIAAEPGMMKLAQKAFCSWVRAYTAHRGALKRIFVVKKLHLGHVAKSFALKQQPSVVGKSFKKQVKKRKRDSKQDVSSSKKRTL, translated from the exons ATGAGTAGCAGCATCAAATATACCAACGAAGGGGTGAAAACGACAACGAAGAAAATGGTTAAAGAGGGTGAGGTTTTTGCTTCTTGTACTTTCGCCAGCCTCGGTCTGGACTCTACTCTATGCGACCAACTCCGAG ATAAAATGGGATTTGAAGTTCCTACGCTTGTACAGGCTCAAGCAATTCCGGCTATTTTATCCAGGCGTCATGT TCTTGTTAATGCTGCCACAGGCACAGGCAAAACTGTCGCATATTTGGTTCCAATCATCCATCACTTACAGAAATCCGCTCGTAGGACTCAGCGGGCTGATGGAACTTTCG CGTTGGTTCTTGTACCAACGCGAGAGCTATGCATGCAGGTCTACGAAAGTCTACAAAAACTATTACAACGTTATCATTGGATTGTCCCTGGTTACATAACAGGTGGAGAAAGTCGATCGAAAGAGAAAGCAAGGTTGCGGAAAG GTATATCAATTTTAGTTGCAACACCAGGTCGGCTCTTGGATCATTTAAAGAACACATCATCCtttttgtattcaaatttgCATTGGATAGTGTTTGATGAGGCAGATAG AATTTTCGAGTTAGGATGTGGCAAAGAAGTTGAGGAAATACTGGATCATTTGGGCTCAAGGAAGAATATTCATGTCAATAAGGATAATGCAATTTCAAGTTTTGGATTCCCGCAGCAAAATTTGCTCTTTTCAGCTAccttaaatgaaaaagtaacTCATTTTGCCAAAATTAGTTTAGAGAATCCCATTATGATTGGTCTTGATGCTGGCAACAGTGCCCTTGAATTTCAACCAACTGAACGTGGTCGATTTTTGGAACATGATATTAATGATGAAGTACACCCCATACAGAAGGAAAATAACTTTTCGATTGCAGATTATAAAATTCCAAGCCAGTTAGTTCAGAGTTACGTGCAAG CACCTTGTGGTTCACGGTTGACTGTGCTTTTTTCTGTCCTGAAGTATttatttgagagagaatccTTTGAGAAG ATTTTGGTACTCTTTTCAACATGTGATGCTGTAGATTTCCACTACTCCCTATTTGGTGGGTTCAAATTCTCTTCAGAATCAGAATCGAGGCCTGAacatttatttcttaaatgcAAGATTTTCCGGTTGCATGGGAGTATGAAGCCGGAAGATCGTAGAACAACATTTCAAGCCTTCAAAACAGAGAAGCTGGCTCTTCTTCTATCCACTGATATCGCTGCTAGGGGGTTGGATTTTCCAAAAGTTAGGTGTATCATTCAATATGATCCTCCAGGAGAGGCAATTGAGTATGTTCATAG GGTTGGTAGAACTGCTCGCTTAGGTGAAAGAGGAGACTCGTTGTTATTCCTACAACCAACTGAAACAGATTATTTGCAAGATTTGCAGAACCATGGTGTATCTCTTACTGAATACCCTCTTGTCAAGGTGTTGGATAGTTTTCCAGTTCGTGGCAGGAAGCAGTTTGTAGAAAAGCTTGTTTCTTTGGAGTCACATTCCTGGATCATGTTCTTGCAGAGGGCTGTCGAATCATTCATTGCAGCTGAG CCAGGAATGATGAAGCTGGCCCAGAAAGCGTTTTGCTCTTGGGTTCGTGCATATACTGCTCATCGTGGTGCGttgaaaagaatttttgtGGTGAAGAAACTTCATTTGGGGCATGTTGCAAAGAGTTTTGCGTTGAAGCAGCAACCATCTGTTGTTGGAAAATCATTCAAGAAACAGgtaaagaagaggaaaagagatTCAAAGCAGGATGTGTCATCATCAAAAAAGAGGACTTTGTAA